In a single window of the Daphnia carinata strain CSIRO-1 chromosome 4, CSIRO_AGI_Dcar_HiC_V3, whole genome shotgun sequence genome:
- the LOC130694992 gene encoding uncharacterized protein LOC130694992 isoform X1 — MNNNVMNKEAIQLLNAASSDSDSASDLQFSLAPQPTVQVRRKIRTKSRKQRRGDTGNGSQSPALSQLSCSCSNVLKIACISFAVGGTLVLGWIVMLLHTEVQQLSEKLASVPASYDDETILGLKRTIKELTLNQSYHFYVLQNYSRGLEDFRQQMTSMTTDVSNIKDSLKEAPQMLNIGKELDSLKSSLVTYGATISDLKLGLAELKESPTAASLLETFNSTLQGRLDTITEDLHHHHGMITSLQNTTERLSSQIPAANVPQRMDAVQNALVKLEAQQINTTLTLSYAMELIQQITSGSLGRAN; from the exons ATGAATAATAACGTCATGAATAAAGAGGCCATCCAACTGCTGAACGCCGCCAGCAGTGACAGCGACTCTGCATCTGATTTGCAATTCTCATTGGCCCCTCAACCGACGGTTCAAGTTAGGCGAAAGATTCgaacaaaaag TAGGAAACAGAGGCGAGGAGACACTGGAAATGGATCTCAATCTCCCGCGCTTTCCCAACTGTCTTGCTCCTGTTCCAATGTCTTAAAAATTGCTTGCATATCATTTGCCGTAGGAGGCACTTTAGTCCTTGGTTGGATAGTCATGCTGCTCCACACAGAAGTACAACAGCTCTCTGAGAAACTGGCCAGTG tTCCTGCCTCTTATGATGATGAAACCATTTTGGGATTGAAGAGAACCATTAAGGAGCTGACTTTGAATCAGTCTTACCACTTTTACGTCCTCCAGAATTATTCGAGAGGTTTGGAGGACTTTCGTCAACAAATGACGTCGATGACGACTGACGTCAGCAACATTAAAGACAGTCTGAAGGAGGCCCCTCAAATGTTAAACATCGGGAAAGAGCTGGACTCTCTGAAATCCTCCTTAGTTACTTATGGTGCAACTATATCCGACTTGAAGCTCGGACTAGCCGAGCTAAAAGAATCGCCAACGGCAGCCAGTTTACTAGAAACCTTCAACTCGACGCTGCAGGGCAGACTGGACACAATCACCGAAGAtttgcatcatcatcat GGAATGATTACCTCACTTCAAAATACCACGGAACGTCTCTCTTCTCAGATTCCGGCAGCGAATGTTCCTCAAAGGATGGATGCTGTGCAGAATGCCCTCGTGAAATTGGAGGCTCAACAAATCAACACGACCTTAACTCTCAGTTACGCCATGGAACTGATCCAACAAATAACTAGTGGATCCTTAGGAAGGGCAAATTGA
- the LOC130694992 gene encoding uncharacterized protein LOC130694992 isoform X2 → MNNNVMNKEAIQLLNAASSDSDSASDLQFSLAPQPTVQVRRKIRTKRKQRRGDTGNGSQSPALSQLSCSCSNVLKIACISFAVGGTLVLGWIVMLLHTEVQQLSEKLASVPASYDDETILGLKRTIKELTLNQSYHFYVLQNYSRGLEDFRQQMTSMTTDVSNIKDSLKEAPQMLNIGKELDSLKSSLVTYGATISDLKLGLAELKESPTAASLLETFNSTLQGRLDTITEDLHHHHGMITSLQNTTERLSSQIPAANVPQRMDAVQNALVKLEAQQINTTLTLSYAMELIQQITSGSLGRAN, encoded by the exons ATGAATAATAACGTCATGAATAAAGAGGCCATCCAACTGCTGAACGCCGCCAGCAGTGACAGCGACTCTGCATCTGATTTGCAATTCTCATTGGCCCCTCAACCGACGGTTCAAGTTAGGCGAAAGATTCgaacaaaaag GAAACAGAGGCGAGGAGACACTGGAAATGGATCTCAATCTCCCGCGCTTTCCCAACTGTCTTGCTCCTGTTCCAATGTCTTAAAAATTGCTTGCATATCATTTGCCGTAGGAGGCACTTTAGTCCTTGGTTGGATAGTCATGCTGCTCCACACAGAAGTACAACAGCTCTCTGAGAAACTGGCCAGTG tTCCTGCCTCTTATGATGATGAAACCATTTTGGGATTGAAGAGAACCATTAAGGAGCTGACTTTGAATCAGTCTTACCACTTTTACGTCCTCCAGAATTATTCGAGAGGTTTGGAGGACTTTCGTCAACAAATGACGTCGATGACGACTGACGTCAGCAACATTAAAGACAGTCTGAAGGAGGCCCCTCAAATGTTAAACATCGGGAAAGAGCTGGACTCTCTGAAATCCTCCTTAGTTACTTATGGTGCAACTATATCCGACTTGAAGCTCGGACTAGCCGAGCTAAAAGAATCGCCAACGGCAGCCAGTTTACTAGAAACCTTCAACTCGACGCTGCAGGGCAGACTGGACACAATCACCGAAGAtttgcatcatcatcat GGAATGATTACCTCACTTCAAAATACCACGGAACGTCTCTCTTCTCAGATTCCGGCAGCGAATGTTCCTCAAAGGATGGATGCTGTGCAGAATGCCCTCGTGAAATTGGAGGCTCAACAAATCAACACGACCTTAACTCTCAGTTACGCCATGGAACTGATCCAACAAATAACTAGTGGATCCTTAGGAAGGGCAAATTGA
- the LOC130694989 gene encoding 2-amino-3-ketobutyrate coenzyme A ligase, mitochondrial-like, which translates to MFYTGAGRSGCRWLLVQKDFVQGACHLGRRSNSNALAAARQLLDNELESIRQAGTFKHERVITSKQAVSVQVQGQLQPLLNFCANNYLGLSSHPDVIQAGREALDRYGAGLSSVRFICGTQDIHKTLEKKIAEFHGREDAILYPSCFDANAGLFEVLLTPDDAVISDELNHASIIDGIRLCKAKKFRYKHKDMADLEEKLKESQNARMRLIVTDGVFSMDGNVAPLKEIGQLADQYKSMIFIDECHATGFFGATGRGTEEYFGLTNRVDIINSTLGKALGGAAGGYTTGPKELIHLLRQRARPYLFSNSLPPPVVAVAQKALELVMGGSGLSQKVAANTARFRHGITSAGFQILGENHPICPVFLGDAKLAATMAEKMLGRGIYVIGFSYPVVPKGKARIRVQISAAHSFDDIDRTIEAFIAVGRELNVIH; encoded by the exons ATGTTCTATACAGGAG CTGGTCGTTCAGGATGTCGATGGCTTTTAGTGCAAAAGGATTTCGTGCAGGGAGCGTGTCATTTAGGTAGACGATCCAACAGCAATGCTCTAGCAGCCGCCCGTCAGCTGTTGGATAACGAATTGGAATCGATTCGCCAAGCTGGAACTTTTAAGCACGAACGAGTCATTACCTCTAAGCAAGCTGTCAGTGTTCAAGTTCAAGGCCAGCTACAACCACTGCTGAATTTTTGCGCAAATAATTACCTGGGTCTTTCG AGTCATCCGGATGTTATTCAAGCAGGC AGAGAAGCTCTCGACAGGTACGGTGCCGGCTTGAGTAGCGTGCGTTTCATCTGCGGAACTCAAGACATCCATAAG acTTTGGAGAAGAAAATTGCCGAATTCCACGGCCGAGAAGACGCCATTCTTTACCCGAGCTGTTTCGACGCCAATGCTGGACTCTTCGAAGTCCTACTGACTCCCGACGACGCTGTCATTTCGGACGAACTTAATCATGCGTCCATCATTGATGGTATCCGGCTCTGCAAGGCTAAAAAGTTCCGTTACAAGCACAAGGACATGGCTG ATCTCgaagagaaattgaaagagaGTCAAAACGCACGAATGCGCTTAATTGTGACGGATGGTGTCTTCAGCATGGATGGTAACGTCGCTCCATTGAAAGAAATCGGCCAACTTGCTGACCAATACAAATCAATGATCTTTATCGACGAGTGTCATGCCACGGGCTTTTTTGGAGCTACTGGCAG GGGAACAGAAGAATATTTTGGTCTCACCAACCGAGTTGACATCATCAACTCAACCCTGGGTAAAGCTTTGGGTGGTGCGGCGGGAGGCTACACGACCGGCCCCAAAGAATTGATTCACCTACTACGCCAACGAGCGCGCCCATACCTTTTCTCCAATTCACTTCCGCCTCCTGTCGTGGCCGTTGCCCAAAAG GCCCTGGAATTGGTTATGGGAGGGTCGGGTCTATCGCAAAAAGTGGCAGCTAATACGGCACGTTTCCGTCATGGAATTACATCAGCCGGATTTCAAATTCTTGGCGAAAATCATCCCATTTGCCCCGTATTCCTAGGAGATGCTAAACTGGCTGCTACCATGGCCGAAAAAATGttag GTAGAGGCATCTACGTGATTGGATTTAGCTACCCTGTCGTGCCTAAAGGAAAAGCACGAATTCGCGTGCAAATCTCTGCGGCTCATTCGTTTGACGACATCGACCGGACCATCGAGGCCTTCATCGCAGTTGGCCGTGAGCTGAACGTCATCCACTAG
- the LOC130694995 gene encoding uncharacterized protein LOC130694995, whose amino-acid sequence MPKHRSRMASSELRRPKSANPNRRLRTATHKVTDPRVRPEQPSANPDVQSSPDEFSNNVSESCPLSVWTNSDSSLLENIDDFHEAIGPQQQSGVSKQRRTPSPTSSSTFDSLMTFECIQKASALRVLAKTLDRQRDVLQQASGGSHGETTDSRKTTPPPRKLRPLGREYSGPF is encoded by the coding sequence ATGCCAAAGCATCGTTCAAGGATGGCGTCATCGGAACTCCGGCGTCCAAAATCTGCTAATCCTAATCGACGATTAAGGACAGCCACGCACAAAGTGACAGATCCACGAGTCCGTCCCGAACAACCGTCTGCTAATCCCGATGTCCAGTCGTCTCCGGACGAGTTCAGCAACAACGTCTCAGAATCGTGTCCATTATCTGTTTGGACAAATTCAGACTCCTCTTTGCTGGAAAATATCGATGATTTTCACGAAGCCATTGGTCCGCAACAGCAGTCTGGTGTGTCGAAACAAAGGCGGACGCCATCACCTACATCTTCGTCGACATTCGATTCGTTGATGACTTTCGAGTGCATTCAAAAGGCCAGTGCCTTGCGTGTTTTGGCCAAAACACTCGACAGACAGCGTGATGTCTTGCAGCAAGCCAGTGGTGGAAGCCATGGCGAGACGACCGACTCCCGCAAAACGACACCCCCACCTAGAAAATTGCGGCCTTTAGGGCGTGAATACAGTGGACCTTTCTAA
- the LOC130694996 gene encoding cystinosin-like: MTAAQSRKSGQQWCAAICLLLPLVLTGCGGSELTCIPHDVLVHIGGETDVVLSLSGFNHSVEIYPLYEPGSAAEKITNLGNVTLYGNPEGLNVSLTIHAVRGGHVTVYFNATTPAINDDEAYVRVTIIHSDEVFFVCIVVGWVYFVAWSVSFYPQVYENFKRKCVVGLNLDYVVLNVLGHSVYGLFNMGLYWIPSVQLQYYEIHPMGVIPVQTNDVVFSVHATVFSIVTAVQCIIYERGDQKVSPYTWAFIGVSSTFICISTIAAITYSITYLSLLYYCSYVKLIVTLIKYIPQAHLNYKRQSTIGYSIGGVLLDITGGLLSVLQMFLLAYNNDDWDSLFGDPTKFGLGLFSVMFDLLFIVQHYVLYRNNNPPAVYLPINRDDYLPIDDDRSTPSIMA, encoded by the exons ATGACTGCAGCACAATCTCGTAAAAGTGGACAACAATGGTGCGCCGCCATCT gtcttCTTTTACCTCTAGTCCTGACTGGTTGCGGCGGAAGTGAATTGACTTGCATTCCTCACGATGTTCTAGTCCATATCGGTGGTGAAACAGATGTAGTGTTATCACTCAG TGGTTTCAATCATTCAGTTGAGATCTACCCTCTTTATGAGCCTGGCAGTGCAGCAGAGAAGATTACCAATCTGGGGAATGTGACTTTATATGGGAATCCTGAAGGACTAAATGTTAGTTTGACAATTCATGCTGTTCGTGGTGGTCATGTAACAGTCTACTTTAATGCCACTACCCCAGCCATAAA TGACGATGAGGCATATGTCAGAGTGACCATCATTCATTCTGATGaagttttctttgtgtgtatTGTTGTTGGATGGGTGTATTTTGTTGCCTGGTCTGTTTCCTTCTATCCTCAAGTATATGAAAACTTCAAGCGTAAATG TGTTGTTGGTTTAAACTTGGACTATGTTGTTTTGAACGTCCTTGGGCATTCTGTCTATGGCCTTTTTAATATGGGTCTCTACTGGATACCAAGTGTTCAG CTCCAGTATTATGAAATCCATCCAATGGGCGTTATTCCAGTCCAGACGAACGATGTTGTTTTTTCGGTGCACGCAACCGTTTTCTCCATTGTTACTGCCGTACAGTGCATCATATACGAG AGAGGTGATCAAAAAGTGTCCCCCTACACATGGGCGTTCATCGGTgtttcttctacatttatttgCATCAGCACTATAGCAGCAATTACCTATAGTATTACCTATCTTTCTCTTCTCTACTATTGCTCCTACGTCAAGTTAATAGTAACCCTGATCAAGTACATTCCACAG GCACACCTGAACTACAAACGACAAAGCACTATAGGATATTCGATCGGTGGAGTGCTCCTTGATATTACTGGAGGATTGTTGAGTGTTCTTCAGATGTTCTTATTGGCTTATAACAATG ATGACTGGGATTCCTTGTTTGGCGATCCCACCAAATTTGGACTCGGCCTTTTCTCCGTTATGTTTGATTTGCTCTTCATCGTTCAGCATTATGTGCTCTATAG GAACAACAACCCGCCTGCTGTTTATCTTCCCATTAATCGTGACGATTATCTACCGATCGACGATGATCGAAGTACTCCATCGATAATGGCTTAA
- the LOC130694986 gene encoding fanconi-associated nuclease 1-like — protein MNRNRKSVSKTPVQKTNLFHFFQRTPVSVSSTQLDATESTTTPSSNLPNSSATPVITRARPPIECPGCSKIVQYYKLNDHLDNECITSLQNSSGSSQEISLASKTKINDLVVPELVLTTPSSITTKNEENILSVSLVKLDLSPSSTSTITKEETKDPLPINDVLRTTPSTPKIQKEERKYYSTSKKTFARRQQISAQFKDRLMKTDNQKNSDTTINKFSDWSNIKKKLFVDEAKPTKFEGLPYYLETFLFLLKTTFDEPLHQHLFNEEDHHTYNQFKCLSLEAQKLYARLFSRKFQWRRKEKITYGDIAADLGNALAELRSTSFLLGIDQLDDLPTLLKLLTQFELKQLFKETKIPFNGKGNATEALLKHCRSQPCLSGSVQSMKDRMTAKIKRQYVKECYKLNEETRRIFLRLILLSTLHQRQEDEEEKGQQQQSFKMLQVKIGEKSYPSYRIFRQTAIFKQRDHFLKYGEASLLELQIRDSYDNKQWEALVKMTEPIQTTFEEYSKDYHRDDLDLPLFLRRYTAGSIYVYIFDKRIEALQCLKRYREAVDLIRMLINQNVYLPTHRGYWYERLALNLEQHLKEPYEAFEMIKNALNDSWVSPAHRFALSQRATRLCQSPRWKQKLGPLLDALPLLTAAEPRCVIITGRSLPRDLPGHKSMFIRGDSDANMDVGDITLCSVEELVLQHYMENGYTHGVHGEGSTLWTVIGLLFWDIIYKSEIADVFLSQFQAIPLDFDTLDFYQSRQSAIEHRLDRIRNWSSSEIMEEIAKIWDENHGQTSLVFWDRFCDLDHVGGLVQCISPHTLAAISQRLLQNYRHYRSGFPDLTVWNPKEKKWRIIEVKGPNDRLSPKQTLWLDFLVSLGVEAEVCHVQAVGAKRMGATPQVTVKSKSPRTLEDEEGHGNEKVVRKSRRVKAKMDNI, from the exons ATGAATCGCAATCGAAAATCAGTGAGCAAGACACCAgttcaaaaaacaaatctattccatttttttcaacgCACGCCTGTTTCTGTTTCCTCAACGCAATTAGATGCGACTGAATCGACAACGACACCATCTTCAAATTTACCAAACTCATCTGCCACCCCAGTTATTACAAGAGCCAGACCACCAATAGAATGCCCTGGCTGCAGCAAGATTGTGCAATATTATAAACTAAATGATCATCTTGATAATGAGTGTATTACCTCACTACAAAATTCATCTGGCAGCAGCCAAGAGATAAGTCTGgcatcaaaaacaaaaataaatgaccTGGTTGTACCCGAATTAGTTTTGACAACTCCTTCAAGTATTACAACtaagaatgaagaaaacatATTGAGTGTGTCATTAGTAAAACTAGATTTAAGTCCTTCTTCAACATCAACTATCACTAAAGAAGAGACAAAAGATCCCTTACCGATAAATGATGTTTTGCGTACTACTCCTTCAACACCTAAAAttcaaaaggaagaaagaaagtaTTATTCCACATCAAAGAAAACTTTTGCCAGAAGACAGCAGATTTCAGCACAGTTCAAGGATCGTCTAATGAAAACAGATAACCAGAAAAACTCAGACACTACCATCAACAAATTTTCTGATTGGTctaatattaaaaagaaactgttTGTTGATGAAGCAAAACCTACCAAGTTTGAAGGGCTTCCTTATTATCTGgaaacttttctctttttgctaaAAACAACTTTTGATGAACCCCTTCATCAACACTTGTTTAATGAAGAAGATCACCATACATACAACCAATTTAAATGTTTATCTTTGGAAGCACAAAAACTTTATGCCAGGTTGTTTTCTAGAAAATTTCAATGgcgtagaaaagaaaaaataacatacGGAGACATCGCAGCCGATTTGGGAAATGCCTTAGCAGAGTTACGTTCGACGTCCTTTCTCCTTGGAATAGACCAACTCGATGATTTACCAACACTTCTTAAACTACTCACACAGTTCGAACTTAAACAACTTTTTAAAGAGACAAAAATTCCTTTTAATGGAAAAGGAAACGCCACTGAG GCGTTACTGAAGCACTGCCGAAGCCAACCTTGTCTATCCGGAAGTGTTCAGTCGATGAAAGATCGCATGACGGCTAAAATCAAACGTCAGTACGTCAAGGAATGTTACAAGTTAAACGAGGAGACACGCCGCATATTCTTGCGTCTTATCTTGCTAAGTACGCTCCATCAGCGCcaggaagacgaagaagaaaaaggacagCAACAACAGAGTTTTAAAATGCTTCAAGTCAAGATTGGAGAAAAGTCCTATCCGTCTTATCGCATCTTCAGACAAACAGCAATATTTAAACAGCGGGATCACTTTCTTAA ATATGGTGAAGCTTCTCTGCTGGAACTGCAGATCAGAGATTCTTACGATAACAAGCAGTGGGAAGCTTTGGTAAAAATGACTGAACCAATTCAAACAACTTTTGAGGAGTATTCAAAAGATTATCATCGAGATGATCTCGATTTACCTCTTTTTCTACGGAGATACACAGCTGGTTCGATTTATGTTTACATTTTCGACAAACGTATTGAGGCTCTTCAATGTTTGAAGAGATACCGCGAAGCAGTTGATCTCATTAGGATGTTAATTAATCAGAACGTTTACTTGCCTACCCATCGAGGCTACTGGTACGAACGTCTCGCTTTAAATTTGGAACAGCATCTAAAAGAACCCTACGAG GCTTTCGAGATGATTAAGAATGCATTAAATGATTCGTGGGTTAGCCCAGCCCACAGATTTGCACTTAGTCAGAGAGCCACGAGACTTTGTCAGTCACCTAGATGGAAACAAAAGTTGGGACCTCTTCTTGACGCATTACCTCTCTTAACAGCTGCGGAACCCCGTTGCGTGATCATCACTGGACGCTCTCTACCTAG AGACTTACCGGGACACAAGTCGATGTTTATCCGCGGAGATTCCGATGCCAATATGGATGTTGGTGACATTACGCTATGCTCTGTGGAAGAGCTCGTTCTTCAGCACTATATGGAGAATGGATACACCCATGGCGTTCACGGTGAAGGATCTACGTTATGGACAGTCATTGGCCTGCTATTTTGGGATATTATTTACAAATCTGAAATTGCCGATGTTTTCCTCAGTCAATTCCAAGCCATACCTCTCGATTTTGATACGCTTGATTTCTATCAGTCTCGCCAATCAGCCATAGAACATCGTTTGGACCGCATTCGCAACTGGTCCAGCTCTGAAATAATGGAAGAGATTGCTAAAATTTGGGACGAAAACCACGGTCAAACGTCACTGGTTTTTTGGGATAGATTTTGCGACTTGGACCACGTCGGCGGATTAGTTCAGTGCATATCTCCACACACTTTAGCAGCCATTTCACAGCGACTTCTCCAGAACTATCGGCACTACAGATCAGGATTCCCTGACTTGACGGTATGGAATCccaaagaaaag AAGTGGAGAATAATCGAAGTTAAAGGTCCCAACGATCGCCTTTCTCCGAAACAAACTTTGTGGCTGGATTTCCTTGTCTCGCTTGGGGTAGAAGCAGAAGTTTGTCACGTTCAAG CCGTTGGCGCTAAACGAATGGGGGCTACTCCTCAGGTGACTGTCAAAAGCAAATCCCCAAGAACATTGGAAGATGAAGAGGGACATGGAAACGAAAAGGTTGTGCGGAAATCCCGTCGCGTGAAAGCTAAAATGGATAATATATag